Proteins encoded in a region of the Leopardus geoffroyi isolate Oge1 chromosome E2, O.geoffroyi_Oge1_pat1.0, whole genome shotgun sequence genome:
- the LOC123578378 gene encoding interferon lambda-1-like, producing the protein MAAARVLVLVAAGLSLASAGPVPTSKPTTAWTDCDFGRFKSLSPRELEAFKKARDALENSLKSWSCTTRPFPRNRDLRQLQVWERPVALEAELALTLKVLGTMADTSQGDILDQPLHTLRHMHSELQACVSAQPTAGPQPQGRLHHWLHRLHEASRKESQGCLEASVLFNLFRLLKKDLECVASGDLCV; encoded by the exons ATGGCTGCGGCACGGGTCCTGGTGCTGGTGGCTGCAGGGCTGAGCTTGGCCAGCGCGGGCCCCGTCCCCACTTCCAAGCCCACCACAGCCTGGACGGACTGTGACTTTGGCAGGTTCAAATCTCTGTCACCAAGGGAGCTGGAGGCCTTCAAGAAGGCCAGGGATGCCTTG GAAAATTCGCTGAAAAGCTGGAGTTGCACCACCCGCCCCTTCCCTAGAAACCGGGACCTGAGACAGCTACAG GTGTGGGAGCGCCCCGTGGCCTTGGAGGCTGAGCTGGCCCTGACGTTGAAGGTCCTGGGCACCATGGCTGACACGTCCCAGGGGGACATCCTGGACCAGCCCCTTCACACACTGCGCCACATGCACTCTGAGCTCCAGGCCTGT gtCTCGGCTCAGCCCACAGCAGGCCCCCAGCCTCAAGGCCGCCTCCACCACTGGCTGCACCGGCTCCACGAGGCCTCGAGGAAG GAGTCTCAAGGCTGCCTCGAGGCCTCTGTCCTGTTCAACCTCTTCCGCCTCCTCAAAAAGGACCTGGAATGTGTCGCCAGTGGAGACCTGTGTGTCTGA